One Candida dubliniensis CD36 chromosome 1, complete sequence genomic region harbors:
- a CDS encoding nitrogen permease/H+ ATPase regulator protein, putative (deleted EC_number 2.7.1.37;~Similar to S. cerevisiae HRK1;~Similar to S. cerevisiae NPR1;~Similar to C. albicans NPR1), which translates to MSKDIEKIQQQQSQQQQPMSSLTKLLHESTSTLASPVLSRNTSEVTFKDQGRRTPEIVTIDDNVATESPGIIIDVSKPKPPSIDTDGLDVEPQAVHGFDPSPNTKVSFSSPFSPTSPFTRQSSNSFSSNQAFQNPRGAVASPRYIKNNSVSHSSVFMGGESLSSSIPYSAPGGGRGNPASHSGNTSGSNHPNSLHRENSFSSLNTSDSNSSSHIPNLPNGQPINSIHIQSPQVSASSIDSRFVVSKQRIAQAQAQASLSSSQRSNSQSGLSFFFSQKSKPAVKRDSTTDLGAFYNNSYQDRDVPIVSGSPNSLSSAESTVSYGSSAPTRHNSMANLKRFFKKSTPTTSQPVGTSNLSSSLRSASSGASGAMNIPNSLNGQTNNGSQSPSSFNASTSNTSYSQSPGTNSSSVSRSSTLQNKMNYHERRQSVSGIVNNSQQLPFSKRYHSKNAENLGAGAGGSVRLLTRVSDGKTFAVKEFRAKYQNESKRDYAKKITGEYCIGSTLKHPNIIETVEICYENERIHQVMEYCDFDLFAIVMSNKMSREEINCCFKQILAGVHYLHSMGLAHRDLKLDNCVIDKRGIVKIIDFGSAVVFSYPFTKTLIEAQGIVGSDPYLAPEVCVFNKYDPRPVDVWSVAIIYCCMMLKKFPWKVPKLSDSSFKLFASRGEFIPISEMLKKTPNDMEKSNSNGSSGGLNNLEDISEALEDEITAGVKQKPPATGQNGTTGDGKDHTSSETGANRLLLALPEDCRRLIGRMVELAPACRITVDEVLNDPWLKSVNMCTVEESSPGVFEVIKCEDHEHTQVDQSKAHIAAFEKNKKK; encoded by the coding sequence ATGTctaaagatattgaaaaaatacaacaacaacaaagtcaacagcagcagccaATGTCGTCCTTGACAAAGTTGCTACATGAATCGACCTCGACTCTAGCTTCTCCAGTTTTATCGAGAAATACTTCGGAAGTAACTTTTAAGGATCAAGGTCGCCGTACACCCGAAATTGTGACCATAGATGATAATGTCGCTACTGAATCACCGGGGATCATTATTGATGTTTCAAAACCTAAACCTCCATCAATAGATACTGATGGCTTGGATGTTGAGCCACAGGCTGTGCATGGTTTTGATCCATCTCCAAACACCAAAGTTTCATTTCTGTCTCCGTTTTCTCCAACTTCTCCATTTACCAGACAATCATCGAACTCATTTTCAAGTAACCAAGCATTTCAGAATCCAAGAGGTGCAGTTGCCAGTCCAAGGTATATAAAAAACAATTCGGTTAGTCACTCATCGGTATTTATGGGTGGGGAGAGTTTATCATCGTCAATCCCTTATTCTGCTCCTGGTGGTGGACGTGGCAATCCAGCTTCTCATAGTGGGAATACTAGTGGCAGCAATCATCCAAACAGTTTACATCGTGAGAACTCGTTTTCATCTTTAAACACTAGTGATAGTAATTCATCGTCACATATCCCAAACTTGCCCAATGGTCAACCTATCAATTCAATCCATATACAGTCTCCACAAGTGAGTGCCTCAAGTATCGACTCCAGGTTTGTCGTATCGAAACAAAGAATTGCTCAGGCCCAAGCTCAAGCACTGTTAAGTAGTTCTCAAAGATCAAACTCGCAAAGTGGATTAtcgttctttttttctcaaAAAAGTAAGCCAGCCGTGAAAAGAGATTCTACAACTGATTTAGGTGCATTTTACAACAACTCTTATCAAGATCGTGATGTTCCAATTGTTTCTGGTTCCCCCAATTCGTTATCTTCTGCGGAATCAACAGTGTCGTATGGCAGTAGTGCTCCTACAAGACACAATTCAATGGCAAATTTAAAAcggtttttcaaaaaatcaactcCAACAACTTCACAACCAGTGGGGACTCTGAACTTATCTTCGTCTTTAAGATCGGCTAGTTCTGGTGCTAGTGGGGCAATGAATATTCCAAATTCATTGAATGGACAAACCAACAATGGTTCTCAATCGCCATCATCATTCAATGCTAGCACTTCTAATACATCGTATTCACAGTCACCCGGCactaattcttcttcagtgTCCCGTAGTTCAACTTTGCAAAACAAGATGAATTATCATGAAAGACGTCAATCGGTGCTGGGGATTGTCAATAATTCACAGCAATTGCCATTTTCTAAACGATACCACAGTAAGAATGCCGAGAATTTGGGAGCTGGTGCTGGAGGTTCGGTTAGATTGCTTACAAGAGTAAGTGATGGTAAGACTTTTGCCGTCAAAGAATTCCGGGCTaaatatcaaaatgaaTCGAAGCGTGATTACGCTAAGAAGATCACTGGTGAATATTGTATTGGATCTACTCTAAAGCATcctaatattattgaaacgGTTGAAATTTGTTATGAGAATGAACGTATTCATCAAGTTATGGAATATTGTGATTTCGATTTATTTGCCATTGTCATGTCAAATAAAATGTCAAGagaagaaatcaattgttgctttaaacaaattttggCTGGGGTTCATTATTTACATTCTATGGGATTAGCTCATcgtgatttgaaattagatAATTGTGTTATTGATAAACGAGGAATTgttaaaatcattgattttgGATCAGCAGTTGTGTTTTCTTATCCATTTACCAAAACTTTAATTGAAGCACAGGGTATTGTTGGATCGGATCCATATTTGGCTCCCGAAGTTTgtgttttcaataaatatgaCCCTAGACCAGTTGATGTTTGGTCAGTTGccattatttattgttgtatGATGTTAAAGAAATTCCCATGGAAAGTGCCGAAATTGTCTGATTCTAGTTTTAAGTTATTTGCATCTCGTGGTGAATTTATTCCAATTTCGGAGATGTTGAAAAAGACACCAAATGACATGGAGAAGTCAAATAGTAATGGAAGTAGTGGTGgattaaataatttggaGGATATAAGTGAGGCATTGGAAGATGAAATTACAGCAGGTGTTAAACAGAAGCCTCCAGCCACTGGTCAAAACGGTACTACTGGTGACGGAAAGGATCACACATCTAGTGAAACTGGAGCTAACCGTCTATTGTTGGCCTTGCCAGAAGATTGTAGAAGACTTATTGGTCGTATGGTTGAATTAGCTCCAGCTTGTCGTATCACCGTTGATGAAGTATTGAATGATCCATGGTTGAAATCAGTAAATATGTGTACTGTCGAAGAAAGCTCACCGGGTGTGTTTGAAGTTATCAAATGTGAAGATCATGAGCATACTCAAGTAGATCAATCTAAAGCCCATATTGCCgcttttgaaaaaaacaagaagaaatag
- a CDS encoding mitochondrial 54S ribosomal protein YmL19 (Similar to C. albicans MRPL19;~Similar to S. cerevisiae MRPL19) translates to MSTKGALVKLVVEAGKAAPAPPVGPALGSKGVKAIDFCKEFNARTAIYNQGVPIPVIIQVKPDRTFTFEMKSPPTSWLLMKAAGVEKGSGKGLEEPVGEVSLKHIWEIAKIKKTDDRHRSVDLKAIIGSVISTAKEVGIKVVP, encoded by the coding sequence ATGTCTACAAAAGGAGCATTAGTCAAATTAGTGGTAGAAGCTGGAAAAGCTGCCCCTGCTCCACCAGTTGGTCCAGCATTGGGTTCCAAAGGGGTTAAGgcaattgatttttgtaAAGAGTTCAATGCTCGTACTGCCATTTACAATCAAGGAGTACCTATACCCGTCATAATACAAGTCAAACCTGATCGTACATTTACATTTGAAATGAAATCTCCACCTACTTCGTGGTTATTGATGAAAGCTGCTGGAGTGGAAAAAGGTAGCGGGAAAGGATTAGAAGAACCTGTTGGAGAAGTGTCGTTGAAACATATTTGGGAAATTGCCAAGATTAAAAAAACCGATGATAGACATAGATCCGTTGATCTTAAAGCTATTATTGGGAGTGTGATTAGCACGGCAAAAGAGGTTGGCATCAAAGTTGTAccataa
- a CDS encoding suppressor of exonuclease defects, putative (Similar to S. pombe DIN1;~Similar to C. albicans RAI1), with translation MEKSLPLNSRSKTTALKQPRELFSYARDIDGRYVYDDPQDSLSYYYLPDSTIDNGIDLQAGYSKFKKIPEEQNLADFNSLLKAIIKYETSEGKKISSDIITFRGIMTKILSLPYNLTEPIDLYVVPFDGQLFIKSDDELDIKRRKEQDDRMKQTSTEERYDYLKRCEYIGYKFETIATLPKPWSQVSRNQIENRNKKTVNNYEQYLSVIRTGIGNVKLVLAGEIDCCWDYLPDERNKILNHYVELKTSRIIENNMQVVSFEKKLFKTWCQCFLMGVTKIIYGFRDDNLNLRNVELYNTEEIPVLIKNNPLTNTATEKKINCTNALKWYGAVVDWLNTTIDKKDEIKSYRLKYDPVRKSFTLSETDSETNEKLRNGQLLTSEFLEWRQSLKK, from the coding sequence ATGGAGAAATCTTTACCATTAAATTCGAGATCTAAAACCACTGCTTTAAAGCAACCTCGAGAATTATTCAGTTATGCACGTGATATAGATGGGAGATATGTATATGACGATCCTCAAGattcattatcatattattatttgccTGATTCAACCATTGATAATGGGATTGATTTACAGGCTGGATATtctaaattcaaaaaaatccctgaagaacaaaatttagctgatttcaattcattattaaaagcaattattaaatatgaAACCTCTGAAGGTAAAAAAATATCGAGTGATATAATCACTTTCCGAGGAATAATGACCAAGATACTTTCGTTGCCGTATAATTTAACTGAACCAATAGATTTATATGTTGTTCCCTTTGATGgtcaattgtttattaaatcagatgatgaattggatatcaaaagaagaaaagagCAAGACGATCGAATGAAACAGACAAGCACTGAAGAAAGATATGATTATTTGAAACGATGTGAATATATTGgatataaatttgaaactaTTGCCACTCTTCCCAAACCATGGAGTCAAGTAtcaagaaatcaaattgaaaacaggAATAAAAAAACTGTGAATAATTATGAACAATATCTATCTGTGATTAGAACTGGTATTGGTAATGTTAAATTGGTCTTAGCAGGAGAAATTGATTGCTGTTGGGATTATTTACCTGatgaaagaaataaaatattaaatcattatgtagaattgaaaactaGTCGaatcattgaaaataatatgCAAGTTGtttcatttgaaaaaaaattatttaaaacaTGGTGTCAATGTTTTTTAATGGGGGTCACTAAAATCATTTATGGATTTCGagatgataatttaaacTTAAGAAATGTCGAATTATACAACACCGAAGAAATCCCggttttaattaaaaataaccCATTAACAAACACAGCaacagaaaagaaaatcaattgtaCGAATGCATTGAAATGGTATGGTGCTGTAGTTGATTGGTTGAATACGACAATTGACAAAAAAGATGAAATCAAGAGTTATCGTTTGAAATATGATCCGGTAAGGAAATCGTTCACTCTAAGTGAAACTGATAGTGAAACTAATGAGAAATTAAGAAATGGTCAATTGCTCACGTCAGAATTTTTGGAATGGAGACaaagtttgaaaaaatag